CGGCCCTGGGTGTCTGCGCCGCTGCGGAATGCGGGCTATTTCTGCTCTTTCTTCCCTTTTTCACGCTTTCCTCCCTGACGGCATCTCCCTGGCTACCGTGGATTCCCGCCGTTCTGGCCGTTTACATCTGCATGGCTCCGCGCGGACTGGCGGAACATGCGGCGCGGGTGGCCTCCGCCCTGCGCAGAGAAAACGGAGAAGAAGCGCGGCAAGCCGTCTCCATGATCGTGGGGCGCGACACGGAACGGCTGGACTCCCGCGGCGTGGCGCGGGCCGCCATCGAAAGCGTGGCGGAAAATTTGATGGACGGCGTCTTTTCCACCTTGTTCTGGGCCGCCGCAGGGTGTTTGATAGGGGGCGCTCTCGGCGCGGCCGCCGCCGCGCTCGTCCACCGCGTCTTCAACATCCTGGATGCCATGTGGGGAAAGAAAAACGAACAATACAGACACTTCGGCACCTTCGCCGCCCGCACGGACGACACCCTCAACTTCATTCCCGCTCGTCT
This genomic stretch from Akkermansia biwaensis harbors:
- the cbiB gene encoding adenosylcobinamide-phosphate synthase CbiB, whose product is MIPCLLLLPAALLLDILFGDPPNRRHPVCLIGWCARRLEPAARRLWGGSFKAGMLAALGVCAAAECGLFLLFLPFFTLSSLTASPWLPWIPAVLAVYICMAPRGLAEHAARVASALRRENGEEARQAVSMIVGRDTERLDSRGVARAAIESVAENLMDGVFSTLFWAAAGCLIGGALGAAAAALVHRVFNILDAMWGKKNEQYRHFGTFAARTDDTLNFIPARLILSCISLAALFLPGASSRHALTVGWTFRRAHASPNSAWSEAAFAGALGLRIGGPVSYKGMPADYPWIGSGRKEATAGDLDRAIRLMWLTTAIGTLLFSLILALPHLQPS